A genomic stretch from Blastocatellia bacterium includes:
- a CDS encoding lamin tail domain-containing protein, whose product MTDPSEKVSPPPASLSCRCWRDLRRTIRLLPPLLLLPWMGSGGMIPFPIQGPLIRSEEVKVAEVLDGDTIEVFRSDESREIIRYLAIAAPEAKTACGEDAHQYHATLLRGKTVWIEWQEENGKAARDRDKRLLAYVYRDRERQDLVALELVREGHARIDLRGLTNMTPPDDFRLKWLNPLRQAQRDAAKTRRGCWRKPEWCGSADLVIAFITFWGRDEIVELVNRSEQPVSLEHFTLEDNKKGKPNTISFQRLIEPSLRILPPQAVFRVHSGPANSGKKPCVMREHSRKLDCFWTNKFIWDNGGDRAVLKNAKGDVICAYQYKGR is encoded by the coding sequence ATGACCGATCCATCGGAAAAAGTTTCCCCGCCGCCCGCTTCCCTCTCCTGCCGGTGTTGGCGCGATCTCAGGCGGACCATTCGATTGCTGCCCCCGCTTCTTCTCCTGCCGTGGATGGGAAGTGGAGGGATGATCCCCTTCCCGATACAAGGTCCTCTCATCCGATCAGAAGAAGTCAAGGTCGCCGAGGTGCTGGACGGCGATACCATCGAAGTGTTCCGCTCGGATGAATCGCGGGAAATAATTCGTTATCTGGCGATCGCGGCACCGGAAGCGAAGACGGCTTGCGGGGAAGACGCCCACCAATACCATGCCACATTGCTCAGAGGCAAGACCGTGTGGATCGAATGGCAGGAGGAAAACGGGAAGGCAGCGAGGGATCGGGACAAAAGGCTGCTCGCTTATGTTTATCGAGACAGAGAACGGCAAGATCTCGTGGCCCTGGAACTTGTGCGCGAGGGCCACGCTCGAATTGACCTCCGAGGTCTCACAAATATGACACCTCCCGACGATTTCCGGCTCAAATGGCTGAACCCACTGAGGCAGGCACAGCGAGACGCAGCGAAAACGCGGCGAGGATGCTGGCGAAAGCCTGAGTGGTGCGGGTCGGCCGACCTGGTGATTGCCTTCATCACGTTCTGGGGTCGGGATGAGATCGTTGAGCTTGTCAACCGCAGCGAGCAGCCCGTGAGCCTAGAACACTTCACGCTCGAAGACAATAAAAAAGGGAAGCCCAACACTATTTCCTTCCAACGATTGATTGAGCCATCCCTTCGCATCCTTCCCCCCCAAGCCGTTTTTCGAGTTCACTCGGGTCCGGCGAACTCGGGGAAGAAGCCTTGCGTAATGAGGGAGCACTCCAGGAAGCTGGACTGCTTCTGGACGAACAAATTCATCTGGGATAACGGCGGCGATCGGGCTGTTCTTAAAAACGCGAAGGGAGATGTAATCTGCGCGTACCAATATAAAGGCCGATAG